From Zingiber officinale cultivar Zhangliang chromosome 5B, Zo_v1.1, whole genome shotgun sequence, the proteins below share one genomic window:
- the LOC121987095 gene encoding transcription factor MYC2-like, whose product MGRPATEAGRALLDRYHLGNYVIKPPPLRTLPIPTAAADDDDDDEDDNERTTSHDNASMMDAFLSLSSSTAVTHRNVISSWNCLPQEPPALPSSSSSSPSSHFTVTASIPAPKFAGETLQQRLHSLIDGASDNWNYAIFWQLSPAAAGVALTWGDGYYRGLDEDNRVLHRRKGKTGVRAEPSLEVNSFMSGGSGNDSADEKVTDTEWFFLVSMTQTLAPGSGLPGQTLLTGSPAWLTTEEVLEADPCERAMLARVFGFRTMACVPLPCGAVVEVGSTQEIYQNVDFLNKIRELFHGRTATTSWQPSVEHGALQEPCDLYISEPSASKPSNSSVNVAISPTGGGADSLCTDKYISHEIKKSSSSNDDDDWFLSTPIAAVKLEGLLDCIAGDSSDRYSDMQASVREVTRSTALMDPAYNRPKKRGRKPANGREESVDHLEAERQRRKKLNQRFYSLRSVVPHVSKMDKASLLADAVAYINELRSKAKALDADKRRLLAELAELEVNKETATAATGSQTPTNPPPGSMVRCSDALMEVEVKIFGREAIVRVQSDWQRHPAARLMAALRELELEVNCANVSVVKELMMQQVTVKMTNRVYTQEQLTAALFAAVGIAGETCRSQTSS is encoded by the exons ATGG GGAGACCGGCAACAGAGGCTGGCCGGGCCCTACTCGATCGATACCACCTCGGGAACTACGTTATTAAACCTCCTCCCCTCCGCACTCTTCCTATCCCAACTGCCGCcgccgacgacgacgacgacgacgaggacGACAACGAACGTACGACATCCCACGACAACGCCTCCATGATGGatgccttcctctccctctcctcttccaccGCCGTCACCCACCGCAATGTAATTAGCAGCTGGAACTGTCTTCCTCAAGAGCCGCCTGCCTTGCCctcctcctcatcctcctccCCCTCCTCTCACTTTACTGTCACCGCTTCTATACCAGCCCCTAAGTTCGCCGGGGAGACCCTCCAGCAGCGCCTCCACTCGCTCATCGACGGCGCCAGCGACAATTGGAACTACGCCATCTTCTGGCAGCTCTCCCCAGCCGCCGCAGGCGTCGCCCTCACTTGGGGCGACGGGTACTACCGGGGATTGGACGAGGACAACAGAGTACTGCACCGGAGAAAGGGGAAAACTGGAGTTCGAGCCGAACCAAGCCTGGAGGTCAACTCCTTCATGTCCGGCGGCAGTGGCAATGACTCGGCCGACGAGAAGGTCACTGACACCGAGTGGTTCTTCCTCGTGTCGATGACGCAGACGCTTGCTCCCGGATCTGGGCTCCCGGGACAGACCCTCCTCACCGGTTCGCCGGCGTGGTTGACGACGGAGGAAGTCTTGGAGGCGGACCCTTGCGAACGTGCAATGCTGGCAAGGGTGTTCGGGTTCCGCACTATGGCCTGCGTTCCCCTGCCCTGCGGCGCCGTCGTCGAGGTCGGTTCAACGCAGGAGATCTACCAGAACGTCGATTTCTTGAACAAGATCAGAGAGCTCTTCCATGGCCGCACTGCAACTACATCGTGGCAGCCGTCGGTGGAGCACGGAGCGCTCCAGGAACCTTGCGATCTCTACATCTCCGAGCCATCCGCCTCGAAGCCTTCTAATTCCTCTGTTAACGTCGCGATTTCCCCAACTGGGGGCGGAGCCGACTCCCTCTGCACCGACAAGTACATCTCCCACGAGATCAAGAAGTCTTCTTCAAGCAACGACGACGACGATTGGTTCCTGTCCACGCCCATTGCGGCGGTGAAGCTGGAGGGCCTTCTTGACTGTATCGCCGGAGACAGCTCGGACCGCTACTCCGACATGCAGGCATCGGTCCGGGAGGTGACGAGAAGTACTGCGCTGATGGATCCAGCATATAATCGGCCGAAGAAGCGGGGGCGGAAGCCGGCGAACGGGCGCGAGGAGTCAGTGGACCACTTGGAGGCGGAGCGGCAGCGGCGCAAGAAGCTGAACCAGAGGTTCTACTCGCTGCGCTCCGTGGTGCCCCACGTGTCCAAGATGGATAAGGCCTCGCTGCTCGCCGACGCCGTCGCCTACATCAACGAGCTCCGTTCCAAGGCGAAGGCGCTCGACGCGGACAAGAGAAGGCTGCTGGCCGAGCTGGCGGAGCTCGAGGTAAATAAGGAGACGGCCACCGCCGCCACCGGCAGCCAAACGCCGACCAACCCCCCACCGGGAAGCATGGTGCGGTGCTCCGACGCCTTGATGGAGGTGGAGGTGAAGATTTTCGGGCGGGAGGCGATCGTCCGGGTGCAGAGCGACTGGCAGCGCCACCCGGCCGCGAGGCTGATGGCGGCGCTGCGCGAACTGGAGCTGGAGGTGAACTGCGCCAACGTGTCGGTGGTGAAGGAGCTGATGATGCAGCAGGTGACCGTCAAAATGACGAACCGGGTCTACACGCAGGAGCAGCTAACGGCGGCGCTGTTCGCCGCCGTCGGCATCGCCGGAGAAACCTGCCGATCACAAACATCGAGCTAG